One Drechmeria coniospora strain ARSEF 6962 chromosome 01, whole genome shotgun sequence genomic region harbors:
- a CDS encoding hypothetical protein (related to pig-c protein): MLPSTWRLRTFFGTTKLAQHFRLAVAAFTEHQPQRRNRPTGCHAPQQTPPQRTPGLVGSQLTETASPLGHLRRPAARRITTMPSRTDDDETPLPTLNHAAAFAAFGRSHLSPYDAAPQHQHRRSATRDFVDGTAVRRMDGERSRSRRRKNMWKRLMWVKQSYPDNYTDQATFLENLQRNPRLKPYDFWPLVADSTVILQHVCSVIIFVICFVGISQERVSPVSVVSWSSVGTLLGWLLWERWVAEEDEDDELHHLNTGIVTVVGRSGSGRRRGRAASIRRPLPPHPLRTSLSTAPSLTTSVAASAAPSAGNSAASSSTNLDRALRPPRSTSALELGAQGPARSQEALPERGPAPPAEAEESRAHQRLGTIKSALLIYCTLLGLSPILKSLTRSTSSDSIWAMSFWLLAINIFFFDYSGAVGARFPASLSTNAALMASTVLASRLPSTKQVFSLTLFSIEVFGLFPVFRRHIRYRSWRYHVLLTVVLVLGAGLGVGIVLGDAKAGRWPWKSGMVGMMVGVVAAALTTGGCSWWLIGLQKYKNEIRGPWDPARPIIMSRTRWDDR, encoded by the exons ATGCTCCCATCAACATGGCGCCTGCGAACCTTTTTCGGCACGACCAAGCTCGCTCAGCACTTCCGCCTCGCAGTCGCTGCATTC ACTGAGCACCAACCGCAACGACGGAACCGACCAACCGGCTGCCACGCACCTCAGCAGACGCCGCCGCAACGGACCCCTGGCTTGGTCGGCAGCCAGCTGACCGAGACGGCGAGCCCGCTAGGCCATCTGCGACGACCAGCCGCCCGCCGAATCACGACGATGCCATCTCGGACGGATGATGACGAGACCCCTCTGCCGACGCTGAATCACGcggccgcctttgccgccttTGGCCGTTCCCATCTCTCCCCGTACGATGCCGCGCcacagcatcagcatcgacGATCTGCCACCCGCGACTTTGTCGACGGAACGGCCGTGAGGCGCATGGACGGCGAGCGCAGCAGGAGCCGGCGTCGCAAGAACATGTGGAAGAGGCTCATGTGGGTCAAGCAGTCGT ACCCCGACAACTACACGGATCAGGCCACCTTCCTCGAAAACTTGCAGCGTAACCCGCGGCTCAAGCCGTACGATTTCTGGCCCCTCGTGGCGGACTCGACCGTCATCCTGCAGCACGTCTGCTCCGTCATCATATTCGTCATCTGCTTCGTCGGCATCTCCCAGGAGCGCGTCTcgcccgtctccgtcgtgaGCTGGAGCAGCGTCGGCACCCTGCTCGGCTGGCTTCTCTGGGAGCGATgggtcgccgaggaggacgaggacgacgagctccaCCACCTCAACaccggcatcgtcaccgtcgtcgggcgGAGCGGcagcgggcgacggcggggacgGGCGGCGAGCATACGTCGGCCTCTGCCGCCGCACCCGCTGCGGACGTcgctgtcgacggcgccgtcgctgACGACCTCGGtcgcggcctcggcggcgccctcggccggcaactcggcggcgagctccaGCACGAACCTCGACCGCGCCCTCAGGCCGCCccggtcgacgtcggccctGGAGCTCGGCGCCCAGGGCCCCGCGAGGAGTCAGGAGGCGCTTCCGGAGCGCGGGCCGGCGCccccggccgaggcggaggagagccGGGCGCACCAGCGACTCGGCACCATCAAGTCGGCGCTCCTCATCTACTGCACCCTCCTCGGGCTGAGCCCCATCCTCAAGTCGctgacgaggtcgacgtcgagcgaTAGCATCTGGGCCATGTCCTTTTGGCTCCTCGCCATCAACATCTTCTTCTTCGACTActcgggcgccgtcggcgcgcgCTTCCCCGCCTCGCTGTCGACCAACGCGGCGCtcatggcgtcgacggtgctcgcgagccggctgccgtcgacgaagcagGTCTTCAGCCTCACGCTCTTCAGCATCGAGGTCTTTGGTCTCTTCCCCGTCTTCCGACGCCACATTCGCTACCGCAGCTGGCGATACCACGTTCTCctcaccgtcgtcctcgtcctgggGGCCGGCCtgggcgtcggcatcgtcctcggcgacgccaaggccGGGAGGTGGCCGTGGAAGAGCGGCATGGTCGGCATgatggtcggcgtcgtcgccgccgcgctcaCGACGGGCGGCTGCAGCTGGTGGCTGATTGGGCTGCAAAAGTACAAGAACGAGATACGAGGGCCCTGGGATCCGGCAAGGCCAATCATCATGAGCAGGACGCGATGGGACGATCGATGA